TGAATTAAACAGATGTGTTTTTGTAGATGCGGTTGTATACTATTATTGTATTTCTTGCATATTTCTGAATACTGTATTTTATTAGTTGCTAAACAAACAAATGTTGTAAGAACTAAACAAACATACGTTAAAAATGCCTTAATTCTTTTCACTTAATGCCATATGTAAAGAAATATCTCCTTCTAATAGATAACAAGGTATCTTACTCAAAGTACTGGTATTTGGTGATGCAATTCGTTACATGAATGATGTATCAAATACAAATTAAGAAATctacttgaagctggaaaatgaaaGGAACATTACCCAGGGTTGACTCAACTAAATTTCACATGTACTCTCCTTTCATTTCTGGAGTAAGAATTGCATTATTAAAAGGAGAATTTGAGATAGGTTAAATCTACACTTCCACAATCTAGACCTATACGGTGTATAGAATAAACGGTTGTACTCATCAACAATATTTGGTTTTTCTATAATCTAAAGAGTAAATGGCCCAAATAGTCACTCAATCATTCAAAATGGCATCCTTTGGTCATCAAACTTTTTTGTGGTTAAAAAGGTCACTGAACTCAAGTAAACGCGCTAGTGGAGTCATTTTGATTTTGATGTGAGCTTCTATGAGTTCACTTGTTCCAATAAACTTTTGAACATTTTGGCCCCTATTAGAATATTCATGCAACTCAAGACCCTTGTAACCGGATGAGAAACCGTTAAAAATCGGTAAAATGACTCTGTTGGCGTGTTTATGTGAGTTTAGTGACCTTTTTAACCACAAAAAAGTTTGATGATCAAAGGATACCATTTTGAATAGTTGAGTGATCATTTCGGTCATTCACTCTAATctaaaaaagaaagatgaatAGTGGTACTACCGTATTTAGTCCCAAATGTACCACTTCACATCTTAACTTAAAATCTTCCAATATACGGTAATTTGCAATTAATTTCCCAAAAACATAGTTTCAAGACTACGTTTTAAAAGATCACCATAATCAATCATCAATCACGATGTTAATAAATCTTCAAATCAGTGTACTTACAAAAAAGGGATTTCCTCCTCCTGCTGGTATCGAAGCGTGCGTACCAACTGAGCTCAAGGCCATTAGACAGAAGATTGTGGATGTCTTGTAACGAAATATCTCCTGCTGTTACATTAGGGAGACGCCGCAGGTCTACAGGAGCTGTCTTATAGACAGTGCACGACTCTTCAATATCAGATGCCACGACACTTTCACCAACCACAACATAGCTGTAATAATTGGACGGAGCTTTCATTTTTGAAAACTGATTTGCAGTGATATTACAGGAATCAGTGTCTACATAAAGAGGATATTTCGGTTTCACGGGATTTTTACAGCTGACAAAGACCAACGAACCAGCATCGGGATCAATCTCCATGCCGTAATAGGTACCAGGTTGATAATAGAAGTTGTAGTAGTATGGACTTAATGGGTAGACTGGCAGAGTAGAACAGTTGTTCTTTTGCACCCCAGGATCAAATATACGAAATGTCTGTTTCTCATAATCAATACTGTTTAGCTCCACagaaaagttataccgttgtaTCTCCGGAGAGGAACCAACACTCAAGGATAGAACACTGCGATTGTTTTCACAAGAGAATTCAATAACATAAGGTTCAGGGCACAAATCATCACCACTAAATTGAAACAGGCACTTTAAATTGATGTCGGTGCCCCCGCAAGTGGATTGGCTACGGTCACTGCTGGTGTTTTTGGAATTGAAGGTAGGATCACCATATCTCAGACAATGGGTATCGAAAAAACTATTAGATGTGATATCCAGCACCCCAGAAGCACCCAGTGATTAGAGAAAACAAAACTGCCAAAATCTGCAGATGGAGCATACTTGTTACGCATTGACTGAGTGAATTCAAAAAAAGATGCCGGATATATATAGGACCTAAAGTCTCAAATAGGCATGTATGTAAGCCaaaattaatttattgaatATCTCTTTCAGAACTAGGCCTTATTACCAACGAGTTACATGATGTGACATAACTCCTCATTTTGAGTTGGATatatatttaaacaataaatgtatgataaaatcatttttctttacaaaataATATGTAGTGTACGATTATGG
The genomic region above belongs to Coffea arabica cultivar ET-39 chromosome 7c, Coffea Arabica ET-39 HiFi, whole genome shotgun sequence and contains:
- the LOC140010611 gene encoding uncharacterized protein, giving the protein MRNKYAPSADFGSFVFSNHWVLLGGDDLCPEPYVIEFSCENNRSVLSLSVGSSPEIQRYNFSVELNSIDYEKQTFRIFDPGVQKNNCSTLPVYPLSPYYYNFYYQPGTYYGMEIDPDAGSLVFVSCKNPVKPKYPLYVDTDSCNITANQFSKMKAPSNYYSYVVVGESVVASDIEESCTVYKTAPVDLRRLPNVTAGDISLQDIHNLLSNGLELSWYARFDTSRRRKSLFCKYTDLKIY